The proteins below are encoded in one region of Triticum aestivum cultivar Chinese Spring chromosome 1B, IWGSC CS RefSeq v2.1, whole genome shotgun sequence:
- the LOC123079566 gene encoding uncharacterized protein yields MRFPCYGRPAPNTLEERTPIMPPPVQQVATGEGVMAILSFVSLFSNDDESGRKVKQQLLILGMNQLHVDIRSDIKGQSHAANQTCVSLYARARNLSTSSSLPSPPPIPPKLSVAAAAVNPGLAGPLLPSPRQYCPSGLGSRLRQSGSAPPLPELHLVRLRLGLLLSFSSAFEFEIRPASSALLTTPLLIVSSSRPAQIQCSTKMKKKDISLFELWDKSSKARK; encoded by the exons ATGCGGTTTCCCTGCTACGGGCGGCCAGCTCCCAACACGCTGGAAGAACGTACGCCTATAATGCCACCGCCGGTGCAGCAGGTGGCGACTGGCGAAGGGGTCATGGCTATTCTGTCATTTGTATCGTTATTCTCTAATGATGATGAGAGCGGGCGGAAGGTCAAGCAACAACTG TTAATATTAGGGATGAATCAATTGCACGTTGATATTAGGTCAGATATCAA AGGACAAAGTCACGCAGCGAACCAGACGTGTGTCTCGTTGTACGCGCGGGCGAGGAACCTATCGACCAGTTCCAgtctcccttcccctcccccgatTCCTCCCAAACTTAGCGTCGCGGCAGCGGCCGTGAATCCAGGTCTGGCCGGCCCTCTCCTTCCCTCCCCTCGGCAGTACTGCCCATCCGGCCTCGGATCCCGGCTCCGGCAGTCCggctccgcccctcccctccccgaaCTGCATCTGGTCCGCCTCCGACTGGGTCTCCTActctccttctcctccgccttcgAGTTCGAGATCCGGCCGGCCTCCAGTGCTCTCTTGACTACTCCACTGCTGATCGTCTCCTCCAGCAGACCAGCACAGATCCAGTGCTCCACCAAG ATGAAGAAGAAAGATATTAGCTTGTTTGAATTGTGGGACAAATCTTCAAAGGCAAGGAAATGA